The sequence below is a genomic window from Harmonia axyridis chromosome 1, icHarAxyr1.1, whole genome shotgun sequence.
agcttctgaaaccgaatgaaaggatcacaggcgaggtctatcgacgacaattgatgcgtttgagccgcgcactgcgagaaaaacggccacaatactccgacaggcacgacaaagttattttgcaacatgacaatgctcgcccacatgttgcacagccggtgaaaacatacttagaaacgctcaaatgggaagtcctaccccacccgccgtatagtccagacattgctccgtctgattaccatctcttcagatcgatgacgcatggcctggctgaccagcacttccattcctacgaggaagccaaaaaatgggtggatgactggatagaggccaagccggtcgaattttttcgcaacgggattcatatgttgccagaaagatggggaaaagttgtagctagcgatggccaatactttcaataattcatttgtaaccattttttcacaataaaggctcaaaatttgaaaaaaaacgggaaagacttattcacacaccttatataatACCAGTTTCCATAACCACGCTAAGGAATTCATTCTCAATTTTGAAAAGATCATCTCTGAAATTCAAAACAGGCTCAACGGCGTTGTAATGATGTCTATTCGTAAGGAGTTGGCTATTTCCGAGGATGAAATTATTTATGAACTTTTTAAAAGTACTAGGCGACTAGGTTTACTTAGATGAAAGCATACATTGATTTCCAATAAAAGTCCTTTGCAATTTTTTCATCCTTCTAAGGGTACGCCACTGAcaagaaataatgaatttaattctGGCTTGAGGATTTCTGATTTTGGGTGTATTTGTGTAATAATAGTAATTCTATTTAACATATTATAATCCAAAGTGATAACCGAAATGTAATGAATGAAAGCTCAAGCTTTGTTCTGTCCCTGAACATTTCTAAAATAATATGACATCttttaaagaaaaagaaaacagTTCAATGTCATGCGTTGCGCATCGATATCATACTGTCAAATGACAAATATCAAACTGATTTTGCATCAAACAGCAACTCATTCTACCGACTTTGGCTTGCAGTTCTTataagaaatattattcaaactCGAAGAAAGATCCAGTTGTGGTCACTTACATTGAACTGAAAAGAATTTCACTATAACTTTCATAAGGTAcagatttttattttgataatgcACTGTCATGTTCCAAAATAACCTGTGTACCTCAAATTTTTAGATGTTTCTAACAAGAAGCGAATATGATAGGGGTGTTAATACTTTTTCACCCGAAGGCAGACTTTTTCAAGTAGAATATGCTATTGAAGCTATCAAATTAGGATCAACTGCTATTGGAATATGCACAAGCGAAGGAGTATGTTTAGCAGTAGAGAAAAGGATAACTTCACCTTTAATGGAGCCcacaacaattgaaaaaattgttgaagtcGATAAACATATCGGCTGTGCTGTATCTGGTCTCATGGCTGACTCCAGAACAATGATAGATAggtatgcaaaaaaaaaatgaaagacgAAACCATTTGAGATCGAGTGATCATTATTTTTAGGGCTCGTGTCGAATGTCAAAATCACTGGTttgtttataatgaaaatatgagCATTGAATCTTGTGCTCAAGCTGTATCAAACTTAGCTATTCAATTTGGTGATTCGGATGATGATGGTGCTGCTATGTCGAGACCATTTGGTGTTGCTATTTTATTTGCAGGCATTGATGAAAAAGGACCTCAACTGTATCATATGGATCCTTCAGGTGATTAAGTGGTTTTTTTCTTGGTGTATAGAGATTGCTCTCGATCTATAGCAATACTCATTAGTATTATCATATCAGAGTTAAGAGTTGATTTCTAGTGATGATAGATTTTTGAGTGGTCGTTCCATGAAGAGATAGTTCTTTTTCCCTTTCCTTACAATGTCTGTAAAATTATTCAGTCACAACCATTCCAAATGTGTTGAGATTCTGCatgtataaaataacaattttaatcaAGCTTTAtccaaaattttgtgttgattgcATGGTCCGAACCTTTAAAAAGTCAAGAATATCAGAAAAGAAGgcctgaaattttcataaaaatagatctgactaggttgaaatttagtttgcaCAAGTCTAATAATCACACGAATGAAGAAGCAATCTAAAACACTTAACCACAAATCAATtgcttttcttgattttttttaaagatttcaattgttttcagaTAGCTCATTCACTTATGtgttttaaaaattaaaatcaattaaaaatgtatttttttcaggTACCTTTGTGCAGTTTGATGCCAAAGCTATAGGTTCTGGCTCTGAAGGCGCACAACAAAGTCTTCAAGAGGTTTACCATAAAAGTATGACTTTACAAGAAGCTTGTACGGCTGcattaaatattttgaaacaagtTATGGAAGAAAAACTCAATTCTTCAAATGTTGAACTTATGACAATGACTCCTGAGAAAAAATTCTGTATGTTGAATAAGGAACAAGTTGAGGAGGTAATTTCTAAATTATCTTAATCTAATTTAATGACAAATGAATTTGTCCTGAATGGTAATTAAGAATCGAATTGTTTATCAGATTCtaggtatataaaataaaagatacaatttttcatgaatctGGCTATCATATTGCCCTACCTTACTAATTTCATTCTAAAATCAAAAAAGTCTCACTTATGTTTTACATTatgatttttctcaaaattttttttcccaaGTATTATAATCCCATTTTCTAAACAAATTGATCAAACTTAGTTGCCACATTGATCATGTATGGTAAAACCCGGATAGTTGCCTCAGTGGTATACATGCCTCCATTTTTAATACAAGTTACACAATATTATATTTAGAAGTCCCCTTAATACAGGCCTCAATGCCAATGGAGTAGGTTAATTCAATCTTCTAATATGAAACCTTACCAAGTTGTGAGATTATACTGGTCTGTAAcgtctgaaatattttcattgctaATTACGGTTTCACTCCACTTTTTGCATGAATCAAATTACACTATTCGTCAGTTTTTGGTATGGaacagtttttatttatttcgcaTATGAAAATGTATCCATATTAAAACGGAAAGACGCCCTATGGACTTTTGTGGGTTGCTATAGGGCCAACTATGTGCAACCATAGATTGTTCAAAGAGCAAAGacagatttttatttttatgttttttccaACTTTCTAGGACAGTAATTGACATTTAAAATGAAGATTTATACTTAAATGTTTCCTAAGTTCcatttttttccattaaaaGAGCATACTAAGAGTGATGTCATGCTACATAAGCAAGGCAAATAATTGTGTAGTACTTGTGTTTGAATAATTGCACGATAAGCAGAAAGAAATCAATGAAAGATCTAAAACTCATGGAAAATGCTCTCTAACATAAAGAAGACCCTAGATTAGCAGAAATATTAAACTAATATACTCTATGAAATTGTTAGAAaagataataatgataaaaaataaaaaagtcaaAATAATATTAGGAGGGAAAAGACAAATATGTATTTGGAAACACCAATAAAACAAGATTGTAGCATGAAaagtattataaaaaaatagtgCTACTGCATAAGAGCACAACCAAAAATGTGGTTACATGAAGCATCTCAGTGAATAGTACAGACTGATTACAGATTATACTGATTATAGatataaatttgtttcaatCTAAATTGATAGTCATCTTTCTATCAGCAGGAGGCAACGATAACTTCAAGCATTTTCAATCTGCTATGGAGTCACTTTTTTTCAAAGATCTGATGAAACAGTAAActcgaaacaaaaaataattatgtttatGAAAGTAGGCTACTATGAAAGATCAAAGACTCATTTTTTGATATACATGTTGAATAATTGTgagaatataaattttttaaatgataGTACATTTTGGGTGAGGCGACTATATGGATTTTACCCTACTCACTAtatcattcattttatattattaaagTTCAACATAATATTCTTCACATCAAGCAGTTGTTGGAAGTGAAAACATTCTTATACATCTTCGGAATTATCTATAGGATATTTTACTAACTTTTCCTTTCCTTTTCCTTCACATTTAAAATGAGCACTTTTAAAATGCTCCATTTTGAAGTTGCATGTTTggaaatatttcttttatttgttttttattattagcgTATATTTTGCTTTGCAAAACTACAGTTGCAAAGGTTTTTGCCCTTACAAAATATCAGTTtgcaaatgttgaaaaatatcaGCAACAAGTATGAATTGAACCTAACATACATGAACTCTAAGCTTCCAAATGGTTTTTGGGGAGTTTAAAGACAAGAAATCAAAGAATCAAGTTTTGTAAAACTATTGATgagatattttttcttccaAGTTTGTTGAAAGATGTGTATGTGTTGAATTGGCGGATGCGCCGACTTGGTACTATTTGGTATATTTTCTGTAATGAACCCTGGGAGTTTTCTCAGAGAAACATTTTTGCAACTGATGTTGAATgtgtagaatccaaaaatcgaagGAATTAATCCACAAGAATTGAAAAAGTCAATTTTTTAACTATTTACGAGATTTTTCTGTCTTACATTTTCTTCTCAATAGAGATTGGATTGAAGATTTGAAACTTGGATTGATGGAGATTAAATAGAATTGTATCTAGGAGGTTTCAAAGTTGACAATCATTTATTGTTTAGTACCTCTTAATTTTGATCGGTTTCACAATTTCTTATTTGATGGAAATACTTGCAAGATTCACGACGCCCTCGAACATTTTTGATCTGTCTTATGACTCAGGACACTGAGTCATAccacaaaatttgttttcataatCCAAGAATTCATTTATTGTATTCAGAGAAATTCTTGTTTAATGGATACAAAATTGAATCCtctgaaatatttacaatttaccTTTTAGTCCACGACGGCCAGACCTTTGTCAttttataaaagctgaaagtttttctgtgcATGTCCCCTACACAGGTAAAGACACAGTAGAGAAACCTGTTTCTATAAACGGAAATGAGCTTCATCTTTGCACGAGCTGAATTTTATAGAAACATGAGTCAATATCCCGAAGTAAAATTTTTCACGTATTCGATGGACAAagaccaacaagttgagaacagcGACGTATCGACATGTCGGCATCTTCAAAAATTCGCATTACGACATCAATATTCGCTTCGGTACACACATTTTTTGtattgttgatggttttgaatctAGTAGAGTAAAAGTATTGGAAGAATGATAAACTGCACGAATTGCTTGCTCACTAGGCCAATTATATTGACGgtaaaatggacgaagtgctCAATGAACATAGCGAAcagattgattttttcaaagtaaatttccacaatttgggAGCGTCATTCCAGCGTTCaactattcattatgaattgacaaaccttactgaacagaagTTCAACACCGTTTGACATTCTCTACTGTAAAACCGAGACCATAGATAACGAGTATCAAAACTTTTCATGCAGCTTAAAAATACCCGTTTCTTGTGATAAGCGGcttaagagggaataccaccacgtgacatactcagttcaaaacaaaattatagatttttcctcttaTACCACCAATTTTTATGGGATtttcacataattcatttaaacaATAATTTACATTGTAAAATGATgacatttttaatttgcgaatgaaacgAAATTGCTTTTCGTTTTctcaaaattgatgatatgttcaaGTTACAATGCACtgataaatttttaaaatttttgtgaaaaaaaacctataaaaaaatgattacaaAAGAGGAAAGACTataattttgtggaacaaaTTATCGAACGTCGTACAGTGTTGCCTTCTACTTATATGCTTCATGaagagaaataaaataaagtgaatgaacaacttcgtacaccgtacaaaattTGGTCCTCGCAGAAGCTctagaggggaaatgaatgaaattgactTATACGCGGACAGCCaagttagggattcatcaagccaagtagcttgatattttaactaactactcgacttgaaaatcaagctcgtgaaaaattacatacttgagcttgacttgacttgttttagatatttattgcttgactttatatcaagctactttatattacttgagcttgatatgcacgcgtcgcacggcatatatttctgcaatctcgtgcgcgcttaggggattcctcgagcgctgagagactgcagcattcgccagtgtgattttattagtagttttctcacatttatattaaatctattggtagattttggtagtttcagaaatatctctccAAAATAGGCCGAAATGACCAAGAATTTTTGCgtagcatcttcagctcctgttgaaagacaatttttcagaactgctcttacagttacaaaaacacttgcaataggttaggcgacaaatctatgagatgcctcatgtgtcttagatcctggatgaaaaattattaaatcaaacgaagcctagaggtttctcaatattaagaaattcaatttttttattattttttattttgttatcatTCATAGTAatttgatttatgtttctatttcaaaaaagttgatattttcggttctttgatacaataagtttaatgaataaaagtgttttttgcaaggttccttctcatttcatcatttttttattgatttgataaTACAAAAAAGTGCTAAaattcaagtagcttgatatgattcaagtacttgataaatgaatactccacttgacttgagattgaaaaacaactacttgacttgaaatcaagtcaagctcatgccaagtagcttgaaaatcaagccaagcgtGTATCCCTGATCCAAGTGGTGGTAATTCTTTTTAAAGCTTCTTTCCAATCAAATCACTAAATTTGAACTTGCTTTCGGGACACCTTGTACTTAGTTCCGATATCAGCCGCTACGTATATTTCTAATAGCAGCGGAGATAGTAATTTAGTTAACTATCATTTCCcacaattttttcgattaactcCAGCTTATACGCCTGCGGTGCATGGGAAAGCATGTAATGAAATCGTCGACAATTGACGTTTTACACATCTGTTTCCTGCGGAGTCCTAGACCAAAGTACCCCCATAGCGCAACACTCCTGTAAAAATGCAACCTCTGCGAATTATAAATTGATCTGAATTATTCCGTTCTATCCTCCTGATTTCGTTTGCTGGGCACACGCGTAAACACACGATGGTGTTAGGCGAACAGGTGCCACGATTTGAAAATAGAAGACCGGATGAATTATTCATAATGCATACCTACATTGTGCATTAGCAGATTCATTTTTACGGGATTTTGCACATGGCAGATTGTTAAAGATGGCATTTTCCATGAGAGGATTATCATTCTGTATATTATTATTCCGTTTACGTTTGGATTTGATTCCACTTCgttatgaagaagaaaatactGGAATTTTCACTTGAAGGTGTATTACTTTCACATAGTTTTCAGGTCCTGAAGGAAATTAATATCTTTCGGCGCTATTCATTTCCATTTTATTACCAAGTTATAGTTTTGAAATGTCCAAATTTATTTATGAGACACATACATTGACACTGACGACACGGTTACTGCTAGCCTATAGTCATCCTTTTACCTATACTAAGTAAAATAGAAAAGAAAACACCCAGTAATATTGAAAGTACATCTCTCTTTGGGTTAGGACAACAATTAATCGAAATTTCAGAAAACATGTGAACAATTATATGTATTATGAGATTATCGATATTTTCTCTTGAGGTATTTCAGAACAGGCTACTGCTAGAATCTGTGGAGGATAGAGTAAATGTCCCATAATGTCCAAGACGTATTCAATGTTTGAATGATCAAATGAACCAACGTAATTTAGGCTATATATGCTCGCATATTATCTGATGATAAAATGATAAATGGGTCGAAGAGCGTCCGTATATTAGGTATATTATATATGGTGGCGTATTATCATGTAGGTTGAGAGGGTTGATGAGCGTCTGTATATTAGGTATATTATATATGGTCGCGTATTATCTTGTAGGATGAGTGGGTAGATGAGCGTCCGTATATTAGGTATAACATATATGGTCGCGTATTATCTTGTAGGATGAGTGGGTTGATGAGCGTCCGTATAATAGGCATAATATGTGGTTCCACCACCTCCTGGATTTAACGCACGACGACCAGTTTGCCTTTGATGAAATCTAAAAGTGACCTGCTTCCATAAGAAATAACCCTCTCACCATGTCTCAAAGTGTGGTCCACATATAAAATTGAGTATCTCGCATCCACCACGTAGCCTTATTAAAATTGTAAAGCCATCATGCAtgccaaaacaaaatttatagATTCATTACTAAAGACAAGGTATTTGATTGATTCAAGGTCTCAGTTCAGAAATGCAAGAATGAAAAGGTGACGGGGTTAAAGATGACGTCCTCAATTTTCTATGGAATTTTGAATGCTAGCTGaatcaatatgaaaataattaaatcattattatttgaataatttgctGTATTCCTTTACTAGATCGCACACCGTCAAAAATTCGACATTATTTTTCGATTTATATggagttttttttcttttcgagTTGTCTCAATGAAACATTttattgatattgttttttgtTACAGATTCTCCAAATGGGCGAGTCCGGCGATAAAGTGTTCAGTGGAGCTCCACCCATGATGAaagtttgattttatttttttatgttttgataCGAAAGTTCTTAGAAAATAATATGTTCCTTTTTCGACCAGAATAAAGTTTTTGTTCGATTTCATTTGGTATTTTATTCGAACGTGATTTGCAAAAAAAAGTGTGAAATAAGTAGTAGTAAGTTTAGTCTATTTGCCCTATGGAAGTGCTagttatatatattttcaaacttCCCATCGCAGGTTTGGCAACAGAAagttcaataaatttgaatgacaGTTGATGATACACAATTTATGAttattgaattcgaaattttatcaTACCATTCATAACTATAATAGTTGTTTGTATTGAATCCTGTATTTATAGGCgcataaaattcaaattagtaGGTACACGaattagatatacagggtgttaccaaTTATGTGCGAAATTTTTTTAGGGAttaaattttgccaaaaattgAAGGGGGTCTTTTTGCAAGCAAAAGATCTCAGCTCGTTTTCTAAAAAGACAGGAACAAATGGTAATCAATTGGTCCAGGtctggactataaggtggatgcttAAGAACCTCCCAATCAAGCTCTCGAGGCTTCTGgagagtcactatcgatgtgtgggcctggcgttgtcctgatggaacacaattcctctcctattggccaaaactggctgcttctgggcgattgttTCCTTCAAACTATTCAAttattgacagtacagttccgagtaaACAGTTGTGACGTTGGGGTGCAGGTTattgtagataattccctgccaatcccaccaaacacagcAAAATCATCCTgaccgtcaatcctagcttgaccACAGTTTGcgcggctcaccgcgtttcgaccacgaccgttttcgcttgacgttgttgtaactgatccacttttcatcacaagtcaccaaccgcttcaaaaatgagttgattttgttgcgattcagcagcgattcgcagatagaaattcggtccatgaggttttttgcgttaactcgtgttgTACCTATACATTGAGCTTCTTCTTGATACCTGCCCTAATGTGAAAGaatccaaacggttttttgtgcaatctttagctctttcgccattatcgaagaaaaactgtaaaatatagcgaaTCTTCTCTTTGCTAGCTAGTATCTATCTTGAAGCGTGCTCAAAcaaaactgagtcaactaatcacaaaactgtcagaaaagtttttgtagtacttaatttcatttttctaacGCCCATCAAGTGGAATTCGATCAGtcttatacaacgcgagatacagataactgatCTTATGATATATAACACAGACGGAtaatctattggaaaaataatggattttctTTTACTACACTTTTGgagggtttcataaaacttttatcgtagtgatttgctcgatcaaatcCTTTCTGTCCTTACTTTCAGTACATTTTTGACACTTTCAcagatttcaaactacaatcaacgagttgatcgaCCAATCACAGTTTTTATGAAACCCGTTACTAATATTATTATCACCAGAGAGTAAATAATcggtttgttgtttgtttgtgaatgaTCGTATTGCAGCAGAACGGATCGAATCGAAATTGAAGacggattcttcatcagtgagtcgatcCTTAtcttttgagaccattcccggttgaaaattcgataattacAGATACTTTGACAAAATTATACAGCGTGTTCGCAAAACGAACGCccaaaaattgttgtgaatctaCTAAGATTGACACATCCTGTATAGATAGGTACACATTTCCCAATTTgcattaaatttaatattttcatcagaaatatTCGTCTGGTATGCTATTCACCGACCCTGGCAATCCCCCCTCTACTCAACAGTGTCTTATCACAGCATCGcgtaaattgaaattcattcatTCCGATCGCCCAAATGCACAAACCCCGAAATTCGTATCAGTCAACCCCAAGTTTCAGTTGGACGATTGGGGCGTGTGACAGGACGATTTTTGATTCATTGGACTGGTGCATGGTTTCGTTGATTTCCATTTTTAACCATTAATTGAAAGCGTCCGCTTTTATTTTTGAATCCGCTCGGATGTTAAACACTCTTTGTTTGCGTTTCGTCCTTTGTGTCCTGTATGTGGGGCTCGATCCCTTAGAATTGGTTATTTATAGCCGCTAAACCTCATTCCGGCACTGACATATCATGGACGTGACTACCCTTATCTGTAATCGGCTAAAATTTTGTTTAGAGTATTTCGATATTAGGTAATTTGGCAtagtttattttgaaaaagaaatagaTTGTTTTTCGGTTGTTAAAGATTTGATTAATCCTCACAATTACCTACGTTTTGGGTAGAATCTGTAGTTGAAGAAGAAATGCGCTGTTCACTGTTCAAAGTTTTATCGTCGTACTTTTAAAGAATGCAGgacttttttcaatgaaatcaaaGGTTCTTTGATGAATatgtatattcttttgagatagagcaatacaaaaaattatctacttcaaacaacaaagcatgtgtagatgtaatctcagtattagcagaggaaatgtaaacggcgcatcatacatttcaacgtatgatacaagagctcCAAACTCCAACgcaaaatcttctccatccttcctcttcatcaacggttgacgactttataattaaacCTGAAATAAGAAAGAAAAGAACCCGAAAGGAGTAATAGATGTTAGTTTTccttatattgatttgaagtaagTGATCCATTCTAAAAAACAATCTGCActtgaatggatagcttggaaaccacaagtcttcaccaagtggtcaatggtttcttcaaAACCGTACTCACATAGTGGGAtctcaatagaatgccatttgaagaacaTTAaagcgccccggcaaaataaaatttggcgtttaataagtccgatcgggttccactaaatGGCGtttgaaagatgagatttcgtactacataaTCTTTTGCGACAGTTTTACGATTAGTTTAttcagttaagtttgagcgtGCGTTAAAGATGGATActataacaaagaaaaaatacgttatatttaagtttttcttcgataaaggcgaaaatgctaGCCAAgcagctgaaaattcaaatagtgttcctatttgaatttttgaatttgaaccatttgcataaggctagtctcaagaagaatatagatgtatgggtaccataCGAGTTACCTCAAAAAACCTCTTGTACCGAATtttcatctgcgaatcgctgctgattCGCAACAAAATCACCCCATTTTCAAAACGGTTGATGGCTGGTGATGAAAGGTGGatgacttacgacaacgtcaagcgaaaacggtcgtggtaaAAAAGCGGTGAGCCGTCGGAAACCGtgaggaaggttttgctgtgtgtttggtgggattggcagggaattacctacatgagctgctcccctaaagGCACAAATGttgactcggaactgtactgtcaacatttgGACCATCTGGAGGAAGCGATCGCCCAGAAGtgaccaataggagaggaattgtgttccatgggGACAACGTAAGGCCACCCACatatagtgactcgccagaggttcttatgcatccaccttatagtccagaCCTGGTCCCAAGTGATTTCCATCTCTTGCTGTCTATggcaaacaattttgctggtgaaaaattcgtttcaacagaggcttgtgtaaatcgactgtctcaattttttatcAATAGCGACGAGGGTTTCTATGAAACAAGCATACacaaaccttcaaaatggcaacaagttatagaaAAAAACGGTGCATATTTGACCTTAATCGGATCAACTGTGGTAATTGAAGTCTTGATTTTTATGCAgaaatcatgatttttttttctgtacctCATACATTCTTGTGCCCGAGT
It includes:
- the LOC123671338 gene encoding proteasome subunit alpha type-5, producing MFLTRSEYDRGVNTFSPEGRLFQVEYAIEAIKLGSTAIGICTSEGVCLAVEKRITSPLMEPTTIEKIVEVDKHIGCAVSGLMADSRTMIDRARVECQNHWFVYNENMSIESCAQAVSNLAIQFGDSDDDGAAMSRPFGVAILFAGIDEKGPQLYHMDPSGTFVQFDAKAIGSGSEGAQQSLQEVYHKSMTLQEACTAALNILKQVMEEKLNSSNVELMTMTPEKKFCMLNKEQVEEILQMGESGDKVFSGAPPMMKV